A single genomic interval of Oryza sativa Japonica Group chromosome 7, ASM3414082v1 harbors:
- the LOC4342528 gene encoding non-specific lipid transfer protein GPI-anchored 5, giving the protein MARNNGVAVMFAAVVVVAGALVAGAAAQSGCTSEMVSLAPCLDYMQGNASRPTASCCAALSSVVKSRPECLCAVLGGGASSLGVTVNTTRALELPAACGVKTPPPSECSKVGAPIPSPAPGGAAAPNAPPAAGTGSKTTPTTGASSAGESVGKAASVAMVIVSAAFAMLYA; this is encoded by the exons ATGGCGCGCAATAATGGCGTCGCGGTGATGTtcgccgccgtggtcgtcgtcgccggcgcgctggtggcgggggcggcggcgcagagcggGTGCACGTCGGAGATGGTGAGCCTGGCGCCGTGCCTGGACTACATGCAGGGGAACGCGTCGAGGCCGACGGCGTCGTGCTGCGCGGCGCTGTCGAGCGTGGTGAAGTCGAGGCCGGAGTGCCTGTGCgcggtgctcggcggcggcgcctcctcgcTCGGCGTCACCGTCAACACCACCCGCGCCCTCGAGCTCCCCGCCGCCTGCGGCGTCAAGACCCCGCCTCCCAGCGAGTGCAGCA AAGTCGGTGCTCCGATTCCGTCTCCGGCGccggggggcgcggcggcgccgaatGCGCCGCCGGCTGCAGGGACCGGGTCGAAGACGACGCCGACCACCGGCGCGAGCTCCGCCGGCGAGAGCGTCGGCAAGGCGGCGTCCGTTGCGATGGTGATCGTGTCGGCTGCGTTTGCAATGTTGTATGCTTGA
- the LOC4342529 gene encoding non-specific lipid transfer protein GPI-anchored 5 isoform X1, producing the protein MPQKHFYSFFFLRDIHQSVLDLTGIVLFVVEEEGGKEGGTIDRQLTMAARKSQTGVPRAPVVAVIVVVMTMLASRAASQNNGCSSVMMTLSPCLDYISGKSPIPEFTCCTTLAGVVQSDPRCLCMVLDGSAASFGISINHTRALELPGVCKVQAPPISQCTAVPTPPPAPDTPTLADEPAETNEDEPSPPPAGSAGSNKTSSATNSKKAASLMASVLIPTCALFYVF; encoded by the exons ATGCCCCAAAAGcatttttactcttttttttttctgagagaCATACATCAATCAGTTCTTGATTTGACCGGCATTGTATTGttcgtcgtcgaggaggagggagggaaggagggagggaccATCGATCGGCAGCTGACAATGGCTGCAAGAAAGTCGCAGACCGGCGTCCCACGGGCTCCAGTGGTGGCGGTGATTGTGGTGGTGATGACAATGCTTGCTTCCCGTGCCGCATCGCAGAACAATGGCTGCTCCAGCGTGATGATGACGCTCTCCCCGTGCCTGGATTACATCTCCGGCAAATCGCCGATCCCCGAGTTCACCTGCTGCACCACGCTCGCTGGCGTCGTCCAGTCCGACCCCCGGTGCCTCTGCATGGTCCTGGATGGCAGCGCGGCGTCCTTCGGCATCTCCATCAACCACACGAGGGCGCTGGAGCTCCCTGGTGTCTGCAAGGTCCAGGCACCACCAATCAGCCAATGCACAG CCGTCCCAACTCCACCTCCAGCACCAGATACACCTACATTAGCTGATGAGCCAGCAGAGACAAACGAGGATGAACCAAGTCCACCACCTGCAG GAAGTGCAGGATCTAACAAAACCTCAAGCGCCACAAACTCAAAGAAAGCAGCGAGTTTAATGGCCAGTGTGCTCATCCCTACTTGTGCCTTGTTCTATGTCTTCTAG
- the LOC4342529 gene encoding non-specific lipid transfer protein GPI-anchored 5 isoform X2, with product MPQKHFYSFFFLRDIHQSVLDLTGIVLFVVEEEGGKEGGTIDRQLTMAARKSQTGVPRAPVVAVIVVVMTMLASRAASQNNGCSSVMMTLSPCLDYISGKSPIPEFTCCTTLAGVVQSDPRCLCMVLDGSAASFGISINHTRALELPGVCKVQAPPISQCTAVPTPPPAPDTPTLADEPAETNEDEPSPPPAGSNKTSSATNSKKAASLMASVLIPTCALFYVF from the exons ATGCCCCAAAAGcatttttactcttttttttttctgagagaCATACATCAATCAGTTCTTGATTTGACCGGCATTGTATTGttcgtcgtcgaggaggagggagggaaggagggagggaccATCGATCGGCAGCTGACAATGGCTGCAAGAAAGTCGCAGACCGGCGTCCCACGGGCTCCAGTGGTGGCGGTGATTGTGGTGGTGATGACAATGCTTGCTTCCCGTGCCGCATCGCAGAACAATGGCTGCTCCAGCGTGATGATGACGCTCTCCCCGTGCCTGGATTACATCTCCGGCAAATCGCCGATCCCCGAGTTCACCTGCTGCACCACGCTCGCTGGCGTCGTCCAGTCCGACCCCCGGTGCCTCTGCATGGTCCTGGATGGCAGCGCGGCGTCCTTCGGCATCTCCATCAACCACACGAGGGCGCTGGAGCTCCCTGGTGTCTGCAAGGTCCAGGCACCACCAATCAGCCAATGCACAG CCGTCCCAACTCCACCTCCAGCACCAGATACACCTACATTAGCTGATGAGCCAGCAGAGACAAACGAGGATGAACCAAGTCCACCACCTGCAG GATCTAACAAAACCTCAAGCGCCACAAACTCAAAGAAAGCAGCGAGTTTAATGGCCAGTGTGCTCATCCCTACTTGTGCCTTGTTCTATGTCTTCTAG